Proteins encoded in a region of the Streptomyces sp. NBC_01471 genome:
- the typA gene encoding translational GTPase TypA, producing MPTRHDIRNVAIVAHVDHGKTTLVDAMLKQAGAFAAHAAEHLDDRMMDSNDLEREKGITILAKNTAVKYHPKDGGDVITINIIDTPGHADFGGEVERGLSMVDAVVLLVDASEGPLPQTRFVLRKALDAKLPVILCVNKTDRPDSRIDEIVNETYDLFLDLDADEDQIEFPIVYACARDGVASLTKPADGTVPQDSDNLEPFFSTILSSVPAPEYDADAPLQAHVTNLDADNFLGRIALCRVEQGELRKGQTVAWIKRDGTISNVRITELLMTEALTRKPAEKAGPGDICAIAGIPDIMIGETLADPENPIALPLITVDEPAISMTIGANTSPLVGKGGKGHKVTARQIKDRLDRELVGNVSLRVLDTERPDAWEVQGRGELALAILVEQMRREGFELTVGKPEVVTKQIDGKTHEPIERMTIDSPEEHLGAITQLMATRKGRMETMTNHGSGWVRMEWIVPSRGLIGFRTEFLTQTRGTGIAHSIFEGHEPWFGDLRTRHNGSLVADRAGVVTPFAMVNLQERGVIFTEATTEVYEGMIIGENSRADDMDVNITKEKKLTNMRAASADTTENVVPARKLSLEQSLEFCRDDECIEVTPETVRIRKVVLDQKERGRSASRAKR from the coding sequence ATGCCCACGCGCCACGACATCCGTAACGTAGCCATCGTCGCCCACGTCGACCACGGCAAGACCACCCTGGTCGACGCCATGCTCAAGCAGGCCGGCGCCTTCGCCGCGCACGCCGCCGAGCACCTCGACGACCGCATGATGGACTCGAACGACCTGGAGCGTGAGAAGGGCATCACGATCCTGGCCAAGAACACGGCCGTGAAGTACCACCCCAAGGATGGCGGCGACGTCATCACGATCAACATCATCGACACCCCCGGCCACGCCGACTTCGGCGGTGAGGTCGAGCGCGGTCTCTCGATGGTGGACGCGGTCGTTCTCCTCGTCGACGCCTCCGAGGGACCGCTGCCCCAGACCCGCTTCGTGCTCCGCAAGGCCCTGGACGCCAAGCTGCCGGTCATCCTCTGCGTGAACAAGACGGACCGTCCGGACTCCCGGATCGACGAGATCGTCAACGAGACGTACGACCTCTTCCTGGACCTGGACGCCGACGAGGACCAGATCGAGTTCCCGATCGTCTACGCGTGCGCCCGTGACGGCGTCGCCTCGCTGACCAAGCCCGCGGACGGCACCGTCCCGCAGGACAGCGACAACCTGGAGCCGTTCTTCTCCACGATCCTCTCCAGCGTCCCGGCGCCGGAGTACGACGCGGACGCCCCGCTCCAGGCCCACGTCACCAACCTCGACGCGGACAACTTCCTCGGCCGTATCGCGCTCTGCCGCGTCGAGCAGGGCGAGCTGCGCAAGGGCCAGACCGTCGCGTGGATCAAGCGCGACGGGACGATCTCCAACGTCCGCATCACCGAACTGCTGATGACCGAGGCGCTCACCCGCAAGCCCGCCGAGAAGGCCGGCCCGGGCGACATCTGCGCGATCGCCGGTATCCCGGACATCATGATCGGCGAGACGCTGGCCGACCCGGAGAACCCGATCGCGCTGCCGCTGATCACGGTGGACGAGCCGGCCATCTCGATGACCATCGGTGCGAACACCTCGCCGCTGGTCGGCAAGGGCGGCAAGGGCCACAAGGTCACCGCCCGGCAGATCAAGGACCGTCTGGACCGTGAGCTGGTCGGTAACGTCTCGCTCCGCGTCCTGGACACCGAGCGCCCCGACGCCTGGGAGGTCCAGGGCCGTGGTGAGCTGGCGCTCGCCATCCTGGTCGAGCAGATGCGCCGCGAGGGCTTCGAGCTGACCGTCGGCAAGCCGGAGGTCGTCACCAAGCAGATCGACGGCAAGACGCACGAGCCGATCGAGCGCATGACGATCGACTCGCCCGAGGAGCACCTCGGCGCCATCACCCAGCTGATGGCGACCCGCAAGGGCCGTATGGAGACCATGACGAACCACGGTTCGGGCTGGGTCCGCATGGAGTGGATCGTCCCGTCCCGCGGCCTGATCGGCTTCCGTACGGAGTTCCTCACGCAGACCCGCGGCACCGGCATCGCGCACTCGATCTTCGAGGGCCACGAGCCGTGGTTCGGTGACCTGCGTACCCGCCACAACGGTTCGCTCGTCGCGGACCGCGCGGGCGTCGTGACGCCGTTCGCGATGGTCAACCTCCAGGAGCGCGGTGTCATCTTCACGGAGGCCACCACGGAGGTCTACGAGGGCATGATCATCGGTGAGAACTCGCGCGCCGACGACATGGACGTGAACATCACCAAGGAGAAGAAGCTCACCAACATGCGTGCCGCCTCCGCGGACACCACGGAGAACGTGGTGCCCGCCAGGAAGCTGTCGCTGGAGCAGTCGCTGGAGTTCTGCCGCGACGACGAGTGCATCGAGGTGACCCCGGAGACCGTGCGCATCCGCAAGGTCGTCCTGGACCAGAAGGAGCGCGGCCGCAGCGCCTCGCGCGCCAAGCGCTGA